One window of Pseudomonas urmiensis genomic DNA carries:
- a CDS encoding OmpA family protein gives MSKLYILPTVSILSLLLAGCGTTPENPTLVEAREGFSALQGKPESSRIAALETQEASVALTKAEQASLKNRNGDDVEQLSYLANNRVKAAEETIKLRLAQAGMKNIEAERTQARLDVRSEQLKAALANNAPKGSKETERGTVVTFGDVLFATGQATLNPRSRGNIQELGRYLRDNPSRRLLVEGHTDSTGGDALNQRLSEARAASVANALRREGIAANRIVTAGYGKDYPVASNTTAHSRQLNRRVEVIISRDDQEVVRRR, from the coding sequence ATGTCGAAATTGTACATTCTGCCTACCGTGTCGATCCTGAGCCTGCTGTTGGCCGGTTGCGGCACCACCCCAGAAAACCCCACGCTGGTGGAGGCCCGTGAAGGTTTCTCGGCGCTGCAAGGTAAGCCTGAATCCAGCCGTATCGCCGCTCTGGAAACCCAGGAAGCCTCGGTGGCGCTGACTAAGGCTGAGCAGGCTTCGCTGAAAAACCGCAATGGCGATGATGTCGAGCAGCTGTCCTATCTGGCCAATAACCGGGTCAAGGCAGCTGAAGAGACCATCAAGTTGCGCCTGGCCCAGGCTGGCATGAAAAACATCGAGGCCGAGCGCACCCAGGCGCGTCTGGATGTACGTTCCGAGCAGCTCAAGGCGGCGTTGGCCAACAACGCGCCCAAGGGTAGCAAGGAGACTGAGCGCGGCACGGTAGTGACCTTTGGCGATGTGTTGTTCGCTACCGGGCAAGCCACATTGAATCCGCGCAGCCGTGGCAACATCCAGGAACTGGGGCGTTACCTGCGCGATAACCCCAGTCGTAGGCTGCTGGTAGAAGGCCATACCGACTCCACTGGCGGCGACGCGCTCAACCAGCGCTTGTCCGAAGCTCGCGCCGCCTCGGTGGCCAACGCCCTGCGTCGTGAGGGTATTGCCGCCAACCGAATCGTCACTGCCGGCTACGGCAAGGATTACCCGGTGGCTTCCAACACCACCGCGCACTCCCGCCAGCTCAACCGGCGTGTTGAAGTGATCATCTCCCGCGACGACCAGGAAGTCGTGCGTCGCCGCTAA
- a CDS encoding PaaI family thioesterase has product MNDPILSLQERAAPDGVCYGCGCSHPSGLHLKSHWDADGIHLLCRHSPDSTFLGWPGLVYGGLLAMLVDCHSNWTAMAYHYRAEGREPDSLPRIDCVTGTLSLNYLKPTPMGVELLLKARVEGEVGRKTRVICEVWAGEVLTVTADSLFVRVDTEKLKHKAHGQA; this is encoded by the coding sequence ATGAACGATCCAATCCTTTCCCTCCAGGAGCGCGCAGCCCCGGACGGAGTCTGCTACGGCTGTGGTTGCTCACACCCCAGCGGCCTGCACCTGAAAAGTCATTGGGATGCCGATGGCATCCACCTGTTGTGCCGGCACTCCCCCGACAGCACCTTCCTCGGCTGGCCCGGCCTGGTCTATGGCGGGCTGCTGGCGATGCTGGTCGACTGCCACTCCAACTGGACCGCCATGGCCTACCACTACCGCGCCGAAGGGCGTGAGCCCGACAGCCTGCCGCGCATCGACTGCGTCACCGGCACCCTCAGCCTGAACTACCTGAAGCCCACTCCGATGGGAGTCGAGTTGTTGCTCAAGGCACGCGTTGAAGGTGAGGTCGGGCGCAAGACGCGGGTCATCTGCGAGGTCTGGGCAGGCGAGGTACTGACAGTCACGGCCGATTCGCTGTTCGTGCGTGTCGACACCGAGAAGCTCAAGCACAAGGCCCACGGCCAAGCGTGA
- a CDS encoding DUF4398 domain-containing protein yields MHARFNPKTLTVAGLLLVLSGCASVVVPNEQIELTRSAVNRAVSADATQYAPVEMRSAQDNLRAMERALGEKKFKEVRILAERAESDARLAETKARASRTQDQLKVAREGIQVLRKELLEDPILKSAH; encoded by the coding sequence ATGCATGCCAGATTCAACCCTAAAACCCTGACTGTCGCAGGCTTGCTGCTGGTGCTCTCCGGCTGCGCCAGCGTGGTCGTACCCAACGAGCAGATCGAGCTGACGCGCAGTGCGGTCAACCGTGCTGTTTCGGCAGATGCAACCCAGTATGCACCCGTTGAAATGCGCTCTGCCCAAGACAATCTGCGTGCCATGGAAAGGGCGCTGGGTGAGAAGAAGTTCAAGGAGGTGCGCATCCTCGCCGAGCGAGCCGAATCCGATGCCCGGCTAGCCGAGACCAAGGCACGGGCCAGCAGAACTCAAGACCAGCTCAAGGTTGCTCGCGAGGGCATCCAGGTGCTGCGCAAAGAGTTGCTGGAAGACCCGATCCTCAAATCCGCCCACTAA
- a CDS encoding inorganic phosphate transporter gives MATPSLASQPDLSHHDSRPQLSHKPGRATLSLFIGLLLAGLAYTAWSLKQDVSASGTVVTTVTPFLLLGLALLIALGFEFVNGFHDTANAVATVIYTHSLPAPVAVVWSGLCNFLGVLLSSGAVAFGIIALLPVELILQVGSGAGFAMVFALLLAAIIWNLGTWWLGLPASSSHTLIGSIIGVGVANALMHGREGTSGVDWSQASKVGYALLFSPLIGFACAALVLLALRILIKRPELYQAPQGKTPPPWWIRGILILTCTGVSFAHGSNDGQKGMGLIMLILVGTLPMAYALNKTMPSEQALQFSAVAEVTRQALLRSDPQLLAQDPRQTLANFITEPKASPQLVPALAALTGMIGDQVKGYGSLNRVPAEAMANVRNDMYLTSEAIRLIDKHQLVAFDADTRSHLQLFKTQLDDATRYIPLWVKVAVAIALGLGTMVGWRRIVVTVGEKIGKTHLSYAQGASAEVVAMCTIGAADMFGLPVSTTHVLSSGVAGTMVANGSGIQKRTLINLMMAWVLTLPAAMILAGSLYWLLNQLF, from the coding sequence ATGGCAACCCCGTCACTGGCCAGCCAACCCGACCTGAGCCACCACGATTCGCGCCCGCAGCTGTCACACAAACCGGGGCGCGCCACCCTTAGCTTGTTTATCGGCCTGCTGTTGGCGGGGCTGGCGTACACCGCCTGGAGCCTGAAGCAGGACGTCAGCGCCAGCGGCACCGTGGTGACCACGGTCACGCCTTTTCTGTTACTGGGCCTGGCCCTGCTGATCGCCCTGGGCTTCGAGTTCGTCAACGGTTTCCATGACACTGCCAATGCGGTGGCCACGGTGATCTACACCCACTCGCTACCGGCGCCGGTGGCAGTGGTCTGGTCGGGGCTGTGCAACTTCCTTGGCGTGTTGCTCTCCAGTGGCGCGGTGGCGTTCGGCATCATTGCCCTGCTGCCGGTCGAGCTGATTCTGCAGGTGGGCTCCGGCGCAGGCTTTGCCATGGTCTTCGCCCTGCTGCTGGCGGCGATTATCTGGAACCTGGGTACCTGGTGGCTGGGCCTGCCGGCCTCGTCGTCGCACACCTTGATTGGCTCGATCATCGGCGTGGGTGTGGCCAACGCCTTGATGCACGGCCGCGAGGGCACCAGCGGGGTGGATTGGAGCCAGGCCAGCAAGGTGGGCTATGCCTTGCTGTTCTCGCCACTGATCGGCTTTGCCTGCGCAGCGTTGGTACTGCTGGCACTGCGCATCCTGATCAAGCGCCCCGAGCTGTATCAAGCGCCGCAAGGCAAGACGCCGCCGCCGTGGTGGATCCGCGGGATCCTGATCCTGACCTGTACCGGGGTGTCGTTTGCCCACGGCTCCAACGACGGCCAGAAAGGCATGGGCCTGATCATGCTGATCCTGGTCGGCACCCTGCCGATGGCCTACGCGCTGAACAAGACCATGCCCAGTGAACAAGCATTGCAGTTTTCTGCTGTCGCCGAAGTCACCCGCCAGGCCTTGCTGCGTAGCGACCCGCAATTGCTTGCCCAGGACCCACGCCAGACCCTGGCCAACTTCATCACCGAGCCCAAGGCCAGCCCGCAGCTGGTGCCGGCCTTGGCTGCGCTGACCGGGATGATCGGCGACCAGGTCAAAGGCTATGGCTCGCTCAACCGCGTGCCGGCCGAGGCCATGGCCAACGTGCGCAATGACATGTACCTGACCAGCGAGGCGATCCGCCTGATCGACAAGCATCAGCTGGTGGCCTTCGACGCCGATACCCGCAGCCACTTGCAACTGTTCAAGACCCAGCTCGATGACGCTACCCGCTACATTCCGCTGTGGGTCAAAGTCGCCGTGGCCATCGCCCTGGGCCTGGGCACCATGGTCGGCTGGCGGCGTATCGTGGTGACGGTGGGCGAGAAGATCGGCAAGACCCACTTGAGCTACGCACAAGGCGCCTCGGCCGAGGTGGTAGCGATGTGCACCATCGGCGCGGCGGACATGTTTGGCCTGCCGGTATCGACCACCCATGTGCTGTCCTCGGGGGTGGCCGGGACCATGGTAGCCAATGGCTCAGGGATTCAGAAGCGCACGCTGATCAATCTGATGATGGCCTGGGTGCTGACGTTGCCGGCGGCGATGATCTTGGCGGGGAGTCTGTACTGGTTGTTGAATCAATTGTTTTGA
- a CDS encoding DUF488 domain-containing protein, translated as MICCKRVYDALEPSDGQRVLVDRLWPRNTRKDEVHALWLREVAPSAALRKAFHQGEVDFAGFSQRYQQELAAHPEHWYPLLDLAAKGNLTLLYAGKDTQHNNAQVLAAWLEDELERQGPGSSPVCYAP; from the coding sequence ATGATTTGCTGCAAACGGGTCTACGACGCGCTCGAGCCCAGTGACGGCCAGCGGGTGCTGGTTGACCGCCTGTGGCCGCGCAACACGCGCAAGGACGAGGTGCATGCACTGTGGCTGCGCGAGGTGGCGCCGTCGGCTGCCTTGCGCAAGGCGTTCCACCAGGGTGAGGTGGATTTTGCCGGCTTCAGCCAGCGCTACCAGCAGGAGCTGGCCGCGCATCCCGAGCATTGGTATCCGCTGCTGGACCTGGCCGCCAAGGGCAACCTGACCTTGCTGTATGCCGGCAAGGACACCCAGCACAACAACGCCCAGGTGTTGGCGGCCTGGCTGGAAGATGAGCTGGAGCGCCAGGGGCCGGGCAGTTCGCCGGTGTGCTATGCCCCTTGA
- a CDS encoding amino acid permease gives MASLQNKKQRSLQHGLTSRQVSMISIAGIIGAGLFIGSSNAIATAGPAILISYAMTGLLVLLVMRMLGEMAIANPNSGSFSTYATEAIGPWAGFTIGWLYWWFWVLIIPVEAIAGADILHAYFPGVPSWLFAFLIMIVLSCTNLVSVKNFGEFEYWFALIKVIAIVAFIGICSMAVFGVWPLAERSGVSQLWANGGFMPNGFGTVLGGVLITIFSFFGAEIVTIAADETANPKDKIRRATNLVVYRIAIFYLASIFLVVSLVAWNDPGLKAVGSFQRVLEVLNVPGAKLVVDLVVLVAVTSCMNSGLYTASRMLYSLGSRGEAPRMIKRVSGNGVPTVAVLLSTLAGFAGCLVNYVFPGKVFGFLLSTTGAIALLVYLVIAVSQLRMRARADRDGTELALKMWLFPWLTWLVIGTIVMVLGYMLFSDAYRYETLMTAGVTLFILLISLTRRRHTAPSSPAELASSEGA, from the coding sequence ATGGCTTCGCTACAGAACAAAAAACAGCGTTCCCTGCAACACGGCTTGACCTCCCGCCAGGTATCGATGATCTCCATCGCCGGCATCATCGGCGCCGGCCTGTTCATCGGCTCTTCCAACGCCATCGCCACCGCCGGCCCGGCGATTCTGATCTCCTACGCCATGACCGGCCTGTTGGTGCTGCTGGTGATGCGCATGCTTGGCGAAATGGCGATTGCCAACCCCAACAGCGGCTCTTTTTCCACGTACGCAACTGAGGCCATCGGCCCGTGGGCGGGCTTTACCATTGGCTGGTTGTACTGGTGGTTCTGGGTGCTGATCATTCCGGTCGAGGCTATCGCTGGCGCCGACATCCTGCATGCCTACTTCCCAGGCGTCCCCTCGTGGTTGTTCGCCTTTTTGATCATGATCGTGCTGTCGTGCACCAACCTGGTCAGCGTGAAGAACTTCGGTGAATTCGAGTACTGGTTTGCCTTGATCAAGGTGATTGCCATCGTCGCCTTCATCGGCATCTGCAGCATGGCCGTCTTTGGCGTCTGGCCATTGGCCGAGCGCTCCGGGGTCAGCCAGCTGTGGGCTAACGGCGGCTTTATGCCAAACGGGTTTGGCACGGTGCTGGGAGGGGTATTGATCACCATCTTCTCGTTCTTTGGCGCTGAGATCGTCACCATTGCCGCCGATGAAACTGCCAACCCGAAAGACAAGATCCGCCGCGCCACTAACCTGGTGGTGTACCGCATTGCCATCTTCTACCTGGCGTCGATCTTCCTGGTGGTGTCGCTGGTGGCGTGGAATGACCCAGGCTTGAAAGCTGTTGGTTCGTTCCAGCGGGTGCTGGAAGTGCTTAACGTGCCCGGGGCCAAACTGGTGGTCGACCTGGTGGTGTTGGTTGCGGTGACCAGTTGCATGAACTCGGGCCTCTACACCGCCTCGCGGATGCTCTACTCGCTGGGCTCGCGTGGCGAAGCACCAAGGATGATCAAGCGCGTTTCCGGCAATGGTGTGCCGACCGTGGCGGTGCTGCTGTCGACCTTGGCAGGCTTTGCCGGTTGCCTGGTCAACTACGTGTTCCCTGGCAAGGTGTTCGGCTTCTTGCTCTCCACTACCGGCGCCATTGCCTTGCTGGTGTACCTGGTCATCGCTGTGTCGCAACTGCGCATGCGGGCTCGGGCTGATCGTGACGGCACTGAGCTGGCCTTGAAGATGTGGCTGTTCCCGTGGCTGACCTGGCTGGTGATCGGCACCATCGTCATGGTGCTGGGCTATATGCTGTTCAGCGATGCCTATCGCTACGAGACGCTGATGACAGCAGGAGTGACGCTGTTCATCCTGCTCATTTCGCTGACCCGTCGGCGGCACACTGCGCCATCGTCACCCGCTGAGCTGGCCAGCAGCGAGGGCGCTTGA
- a CDS encoding GNAT family N-acetyltransferase — MPLELIRASDQYRNFARDLTRRAMLPYYREFDLLWIEEAFDEAWGWREQWLVVDGPRVLGFCSLSQDRQALFIRELHLLPEQRGRGVGSWVLQQLAQWAAERRLGLVRLMVFRSNPARQLYLRHGFVEMGEDECFVRMQRTVG, encoded by the coding sequence ATGCCCCTTGAACTGATCCGCGCCAGCGACCAGTACCGCAACTTCGCCCGCGACCTTACCCGGCGGGCGATGCTGCCTTATTACCGTGAGTTCGACTTGCTGTGGATCGAAGAGGCCTTCGATGAAGCCTGGGGCTGGCGCGAACAGTGGCTGGTGGTCGACGGGCCGCGGGTGCTGGGTTTTTGCAGCTTGAGCCAGGACCGGCAGGCGTTGTTCATTCGCGAGCTGCATCTGCTGCCTGAACAGCGTGGGCGCGGGGTCGGCAGCTGGGTGCTGCAGCAATTAGCGCAATGGGCGGCCGAGCGGCGGCTGGGGCTGGTGCGCCTGATGGTATTCAGGAGCAACCCGGCGCGGCAGCTGTATCTGCGTCACGGTTTTGTCGAGATGGGCGAGGATGAGTGTTTCGTGCGTATGCAGCGTACGGTTGGCTGA
- the gcvA gene encoding transcriptional regulator GcvA, with protein MSKRLMPSTTALQCFEAAARHLSFTRAAQELHLTQSAVSKQVAQLEDMLSHALFQRIRRRLHLTPAGALYLAEVNKILTQIDISSRYILSYGDETEVLRIATQPTFGARWLVPRLKGFGERYPRIHLDIRNELEPFDLVQAKADIAFFFGQGTWPGATCIELFSEEVVPVCAPELLARSRFDSAQALTEHRLLQCASRPEAWHEWFLGLGLHSQNSYHGPRFDTFYLCIRAAIAGCGIALIPRYLVAEELSEGKLVVAWDHPVPSNGRHFIAHAEHAAEVPKVRAFVQWILEGVAEDG; from the coding sequence ATGTCCAAACGCCTGATGCCCTCCACCACGGCCCTGCAATGCTTCGAGGCCGCTGCCCGTCACCTGAGCTTCACCCGCGCGGCGCAAGAGCTGCACCTGACCCAAAGCGCGGTCAGCAAGCAGGTGGCGCAGCTTGAGGACATGCTCTCGCACGCGCTGTTCCAGCGCATTCGCCGGCGCCTGCACCTCACCCCGGCAGGCGCGTTATACCTGGCCGAGGTGAACAAGATCCTCACCCAGATCGACATCTCCAGCCGCTATATCCTCAGCTACGGCGACGAAACCGAAGTGCTGCGCATCGCCACCCAGCCAACCTTTGGCGCACGCTGGCTGGTACCCCGGCTCAAGGGCTTTGGCGAACGCTATCCACGGATCCACCTGGATATCCGCAACGAACTGGAACCCTTTGACCTGGTGCAGGCCAAGGCTGACATCGCGTTTTTCTTTGGCCAGGGGACCTGGCCGGGCGCCACCTGCATCGAGCTGTTCAGCGAAGAAGTCGTGCCGGTGTGCGCGCCAGAGCTGTTGGCGCGCTCACGCTTTGACAGCGCCCAGGCGCTGACCGAACATCGCCTGCTGCAATGCGCCTCACGGCCAGAGGCTTGGCATGAGTGGTTCCTCGGGCTTGGCCTGCACAGCCAGAACAGCTACCACGGGCCGCGTTTCGACACCTTTTACCTGTGCATTCGCGCCGCCATCGCCGGTTGCGGGATCGCGCTGATCCCACGCTACCTGGTGGCCGAAGAGCTGAGCGAAGGCAAGCTGGTGGTGGCCTGGGACCATCCGGTGCCGAGCAATGGCCGGCACTTCATTGCCCATGCCGAGCATGCCGCCGAGGTGCCGAAGGTTCGGGCCTTTGTGCAGTGGATTCTGGAAGGTGTAGCTGAGGATGGCTGA
- a CDS encoding glutathione S-transferase N-terminal domain-containing protein yields the protein MTDLSAFPITRKWPAHHPQRLQLYSLPTPNGVKVSIMLEEIGLAYEAHKVNFDSDEQLSPEFISLSANNKIPAILDPDGPGGKPLALFESGAILQYLAEKTGQLLSEDPATRYQTIQWLMFQMGGIGPMFGQVGFFHFFAGKDFEDKRPRDRYVNESRRLLGVLDRHLAGRQWMVDEYSIADIAIFPWVRNLVDRYNARELVGFEEFAEVQRVLAAFLERPAVQRGLKIPG from the coding sequence ATGACCGATCTGAGCGCATTCCCCATCACCCGCAAATGGCCCGCGCACCATCCCCAGCGCCTGCAGTTGTATTCCCTGCCCACGCCCAACGGCGTCAAGGTTTCGATCATGCTCGAAGAGATCGGCCTGGCCTATGAGGCGCACAAGGTCAACTTCGATAGCGATGAACAGCTCAGCCCCGAGTTCATCTCCCTGAGCGCCAACAACAAGATCCCTGCCATCCTCGACCCCGATGGCCCGGGTGGTAAGCCGCTGGCGTTGTTCGAGTCTGGGGCGATCTTGCAGTACCTGGCGGAAAAAACCGGGCAGTTGCTCAGCGAAGACCCGGCTACTCGTTACCAGACCATTCAATGGCTGATGTTCCAGATGGGCGGCATCGGGCCGATGTTTGGCCAGGTGGGGTTCTTCCATTTCTTCGCCGGCAAGGACTTTGAAGACAAACGCCCGCGCGACCGCTACGTCAACGAGTCGCGCCGCCTGCTTGGGGTGCTCGATCGGCACTTGGCAGGGCGCCAGTGGATGGTCGATGAGTACAGCATTGCCGATATCGCCATCTTTCCCTGGGTGCGTAACCTGGTTGATCGGTATAACGCGCGGGAGCTGGTCGGGTTCGAAGAGTTCGCCGAGGTGCAGCGCGTATTGGCGGCATTCCTGGAGCGGCCAGCCGTGCAGCGCGGGCTGAAAATTCCTGGTTGA